The Microbacterium sp. LWO12-1.2 genome includes a window with the following:
- a CDS encoding BCCT family transporter: protein MSGPESTPQPSETTPSDPVSTDTAEGAAARRALPPLQRWVFWPATVIIVAFVAFTLAAPHLAEAMFGAIQTTIVNAFNWYYVLIAAFFVAFSLYLGFSRFGDIKLGRDDDEPEFSLMSWFSLLFAAGMGIGLVFYGVSEPLTHFATPRPGVTGTPEQLAQAALGQTYLHWGVHAWSIYVVIGLALAYAIHRRKRPISIRWTLEPLLGKRVEGGWGHAIDVIALVGTLFGVATSLGLGVIQISAGLSAAGLAKPDETTQVIIILIISVFVLMSVLSGVTKGMKWLSNANLIMAGLLVLYLLAVGPTEFLLREFVQSIGYYVQNFVSLSFNVSAFQGTAGEEWQAQWTSFYWGWWISWAPFVGIFIARISKGRTVREFVTGVILVPTLLGILWFAVLGGSALALELQSPGTLTGPDGTVDVQGALFELLAHVPGTTVVTLGALLLITIFFVTSADSGALVMGMIATGGQQNPKRWIRTFFVVVTAALAIALLLAGGLTALQTAAITIALPFSVVLLLICWSTVVAFTRERRAYARAERAQLIDKIGDYYGLEVESRDERGVLGAQPRWMRSLQRRLGLPVAPTTPIRIPAQLLSTESKADAGPATLDVDDLVSSDELSGYDDPDVPSHGEDESPQYPR, encoded by the coding sequence ATGAGCGGACCGGAGAGCACGCCCCAGCCGTCGGAGACCACACCCTCGGATCCGGTCTCCACCGACACCGCGGAAGGCGCAGCGGCCCGCCGTGCACTGCCACCCTTGCAGCGCTGGGTGTTCTGGCCCGCAACGGTGATCATCGTCGCCTTCGTCGCGTTCACGCTCGCCGCCCCGCATCTCGCCGAGGCCATGTTCGGCGCGATCCAGACGACGATCGTGAACGCCTTCAACTGGTACTACGTGCTGATCGCCGCGTTCTTCGTGGCCTTCAGCCTCTACCTGGGCTTCAGCCGCTTCGGCGACATCAAGCTCGGCCGGGATGACGATGAGCCGGAGTTCTCGCTCATGTCGTGGTTCTCGCTGCTGTTCGCCGCCGGCATGGGCATCGGCCTGGTGTTCTACGGCGTGAGCGAGCCCCTCACGCACTTCGCGACGCCGCGGCCGGGCGTCACCGGCACGCCCGAGCAGCTCGCGCAGGCCGCACTCGGCCAGACCTACCTGCACTGGGGCGTGCACGCCTGGTCGATCTACGTCGTGATCGGTCTCGCGCTCGCCTACGCCATCCATCGCCGCAAGCGCCCGATCTCGATCCGCTGGACCCTGGAGCCGCTGCTCGGAAAGCGCGTCGAAGGAGGGTGGGGACACGCGATCGACGTGATCGCCCTGGTCGGCACGCTGTTCGGCGTCGCGACCTCGCTCGGTCTCGGCGTGATCCAGATCAGCGCCGGCCTCAGCGCCGCAGGGCTCGCGAAGCCCGACGAGACCACGCAGGTCATCATCATCCTGATCATCTCGGTCTTCGTACTGATGTCGGTGCTGTCCGGCGTCACCAAGGGCATGAAGTGGCTGTCGAACGCCAACCTCATCATGGCCGGGCTGCTCGTGCTCTATCTGCTGGCCGTCGGTCCGACCGAGTTCCTGCTCCGCGAGTTCGTGCAGTCGATCGGCTACTACGTGCAGAACTTCGTGAGCCTGTCGTTCAACGTCAGCGCGTTCCAGGGAACCGCCGGCGAGGAGTGGCAGGCGCAGTGGACCTCGTTCTACTGGGGCTGGTGGATCTCGTGGGCGCCGTTCGTCGGCATCTTCATCGCCCGCATCTCCAAGGGCCGCACGGTGCGCGAGTTCGTCACCGGTGTCATCCTGGTGCCGACCCTGCTCGGCATCCTGTGGTTCGCAGTGCTGGGCGGATCCGCACTCGCGCTCGAGCTGCAGTCCCCCGGCACGCTCACGGGCCCCGACGGCACGGTCGACGTGCAGGGCGCGCTGTTCGAACTGCTCGCCCACGTCCCCGGCACCACGGTCGTGACGCTCGGCGCCCTGCTGCTGATCACGATCTTCTTCGTGACCTCTGCCGACTCCGGCGCTCTCGTGATGGGCATGATCGCCACCGGAGGACAGCAGAACCCGAAGCGCTGGATCCGCACCTTCTTCGTGGTCGTCACCGCGGCACTCGCGATCGCGCTGCTGCTGGCGGGCGGCCTCACCGCGCTGCAGACCGCCGCGATCACGATCGCGCTGCCGTTCAGCGTCGTACTGCTGTTGATCTGCTGGTCGACGGTCGTCGCCTTCACGCGCGAGCGGCGCGCCTACGCCCGAGCGGAGCGCGCGCAGCTGATCGACAAGATCGGCGACTACTACGGTCTCGAGGTGGAGTCCCGCGATGAGCGTGGGGTGCTGGGTGCCCAGCCGCGGTGGATGCGCTCGCTGCAGCGCAGGCTCGGACTGCCGGTCGCACCGACCACGCCGATCCGCATCCCCGCGCAGCTGCTCAGCACCGAATCGAAGGCGGATGCCGGGCCGGCCACGCTCGACGTGGATGACCTGGTGTCGTCCGACGAGCTCTCGGGGTACGACGATCCGGATGTGCCGTCGCACGGTGAAGACGAGTCGCCCCAGTATCCGCGCTGA
- the rocD gene encoding ornithine--oxo-acid transaminase produces MTHVAHNYHPLRVNIARGEGAWVTDVEGKRYLDLLAAYSAVNFGHRHPALVAALTEQLGRVTLTSRAFESDRLEPFAAALAKLCGKDLVLPMNTGAEAVETGIKVARAWGYRVKGIADGRARIIVAAGNFHGRTTTIISFSDDESARDGFGPYTPGFDIVPYGDADAIAAAITDDTAAVLIEPIQGEAGVVIPPEGYLRRIREICDEKNVLFIADEIQSGLGRVGETFACDREGVVPDLYLLGKALGGGILPVSAVVGDEDVLGVIRPGEHGSTFGGNPLGAAVGLRVVEMLESGEFQERARALGAHLDQGLQPLIGHGVTAVRIAGLWAGVDIDPAKGTGREIAEKLLARGVLVKDTHGQTIRIAPPLVIRATELDWAVEQLRVVLGA; encoded by the coding sequence GTGACGCATGTCGCGCACAACTACCACCCGCTGCGCGTCAACATCGCCCGCGGTGAGGGTGCCTGGGTGACGGATGTCGAGGGCAAGCGCTACCTCGACCTGCTCGCCGCGTACTCCGCGGTGAACTTCGGGCACCGGCATCCCGCGCTCGTCGCCGCGCTCACCGAGCAGCTCGGCCGGGTCACGCTCACCAGCCGTGCGTTCGAGAGCGACCGGCTCGAGCCGTTCGCGGCCGCGCTCGCGAAGCTCTGCGGCAAGGATCTGGTGCTGCCCATGAACACGGGGGCCGAGGCTGTCGAGACCGGCATCAAGGTCGCGCGCGCCTGGGGTTATCGGGTCAAGGGCATCGCCGACGGCCGCGCGCGCATCATCGTCGCGGCCGGCAACTTCCACGGCCGCACCACCACGATCATCAGCTTCAGCGACGACGAGTCCGCGCGTGACGGCTTCGGCCCCTACACGCCCGGTTTCGACATCGTGCCCTACGGGGATGCGGATGCCATCGCCGCCGCCATCACCGATGACACGGCCGCGGTGCTGATCGAGCCGATCCAGGGCGAGGCCGGGGTCGTGATCCCGCCGGAGGGGTACCTGCGCCGCATCCGCGAGATCTGCGACGAGAAGAACGTGCTGTTCATCGCCGATGAGATCCAGTCAGGACTCGGCCGCGTCGGCGAGACCTTCGCGTGCGACCGCGAGGGCGTGGTGCCCGACCTGTACCTGCTCGGCAAGGCCCTCGGCGGCGGCATCCTGCCGGTGTCGGCTGTCGTCGGCGACGAGGATGTGCTCGGGGTCATCCGCCCCGGCGAGCACGGTTCGACCTTCGGCGGCAACCCGCTCGGCGCGGCCGTCGGACTGCGCGTCGTGGAGATGCTGGAGTCGGGCGAGTTCCAGGAGCGCGCCCGGGCCCTCGGCGCCCACCTCGACCAGGGGCTGCAGCCGCTCATCGGACACGGCGTCACGGCGGTGCGCATCGCCGGACTCTGGGCGGGCGTCGACATCGACCCCGCGAAGGGGACAGGCCGCGAGATCGCGGAGAAGCTGCTCGCCCGCGGGGTCCTGGTGAAGGACACGCACGGGCAGACCATCCGCATCGCGCCGCCGCTCGTGATCCGCGCGACCGAGCTCGACTGGGCTGTGGAACAGCTGCGGGTGGTTCTCGGGGCGTAG
- the ddaH gene encoding dimethylargininase gives MSMPETTVTSAPTRTAHHRRYLMCRPEHFTVSYTINPWMEPTKPTDTAKAVAQWQKLHDLYLELGHEVELIEPLADYPDMVYTANGGFLIDGRAYVPKFRFVERAGEAPAFADWFRGAGYDTVIPEEVNEGEGDFLLVGDVILAGTGFRSTGDSHREVGEVFGREVVSLNLVDPRFYHLDTAIAVLDPVQGVENGGPERANIAYLPGAFDDASRAILEERFPDAILVSDEDGSVFGLNSASDGYNVVISPRAKGFEAQLRERGYNPIMVDLSELLLGGGGIKCCTLELRGAE, from the coding sequence ATGTCGATGCCTGAGACCACCGTCACATCAGCACCCACCCGCACCGCGCACCACCGCCGCTATCTGATGTGCCGCCCCGAGCACTTCACCGTCAGCTACACGATCAACCCGTGGATGGAGCCGACGAAGCCGACCGACACCGCCAAGGCGGTCGCGCAGTGGCAGAAGCTCCACGACCTGTACCTCGAGCTGGGTCACGAGGTCGAGCTGATCGAGCCGCTGGCCGACTACCCCGACATGGTCTACACCGCCAACGGCGGGTTCCTGATCGACGGTCGCGCCTACGTGCCGAAGTTCCGTTTCGTCGAGCGCGCCGGTGAGGCCCCCGCGTTCGCCGACTGGTTCCGCGGCGCCGGCTACGACACCGTCATCCCGGAAGAGGTCAACGAGGGCGAGGGCGATTTCCTGCTCGTCGGCGATGTCATCCTCGCCGGCACCGGGTTCCGCTCGACCGGCGACAGCCACCGTGAGGTGGGTGAGGTCTTCGGCCGCGAGGTCGTGTCACTGAACCTGGTCGACCCGCGCTTCTACCACCTCGACACCGCGATCGCCGTGCTCGACCCGGTGCAGGGCGTCGAGAACGGCGGTCCGGAGCGCGCCAACATCGCCTACCTCCCCGGTGCCTTCGACGACGCGAGCCGTGCGATCCTCGAGGAGCGCTTCCCCGACGCGATCCTGGTGTCGGATGAGGACGGCTCGGTGTTCGGGCTGAACTCCGCGAGCGACGGCTACAACGTGGTCATCTCTCCTCGCGCGAAGGGCTTCGAGGCGCAGCTGCGCGAGCGCGGCTACAACCCGATCATGGTCGACCTCTCCGAGCTGCTGCTCGGCGGCGGCGGCATCAAGTGCTGCACGCTCGAGCTGCGGGGCGCCGAGTGA
- a CDS encoding NAD(P)-dependent alcohol dehydrogenase: MTEMMSAWRGEAYGPSAGTTLAQIPVPVPRRGEVLLKIRATALNAGDVRLMLGDPLLVRPIYGFTRPKYPVRGMDVAGTVVAVGPDVVGAEVGEEVIGELSGGGGLAPYATVAASRLVPRPTDVAPEPAACLPIAGGTAWQALDLAGVGLTAATAPRVLIIGASGGVGTFAVQLAALRGAEVWATCGARNAPLVERLGAVRTLDHRTHPLTELPTAHFDAVIDIAGGMPLRELQRLTAPGGTVALATGDGGHVLGPVPRMLKAAFLSIGSRRRIRPLAATTRPEVLRTLLELTAEGRIVPVIEREYAFDEASAALAHIEAGHTVGKVVVRAA, translated from the coding sequence ATGACCGAGATGATGTCCGCCTGGCGCGGTGAGGCCTACGGGCCCTCCGCCGGCACGACGCTCGCCCAGATCCCCGTCCCCGTCCCTCGTCGCGGCGAGGTGCTGCTGAAGATCCGCGCCACCGCCCTGAATGCGGGGGATGTGCGCCTGATGCTCGGCGACCCCCTGCTCGTGCGTCCGATCTACGGGTTCACGCGTCCGAAGTACCCCGTGCGGGGGATGGATGTCGCCGGCACGGTCGTCGCGGTCGGGCCGGATGTGGTTGGCGCCGAGGTCGGCGAAGAGGTCATCGGCGAGCTCTCGGGTGGCGGAGGGCTTGCGCCCTACGCCACGGTCGCCGCATCCCGACTGGTGCCGCGGCCGACCGACGTCGCCCCCGAGCCCGCCGCCTGCCTGCCGATCGCCGGTGGCACCGCGTGGCAGGCGCTCGACCTGGCCGGCGTCGGACTGACAGCTGCGACCGCGCCCCGCGTGCTGATCATCGGGGCATCCGGTGGTGTCGGCACGTTCGCCGTGCAGCTGGCCGCGCTCCGAGGGGCCGAGGTGTGGGCCACGTGCGGCGCGCGCAACGCCCCGCTGGTCGAGCGGCTCGGCGCCGTGCGCACGCTCGACCACCGCACGCATCCGCTCACGGAGCTTCCCACCGCGCACTTCGACGCAGTCATCGATATCGCCGGAGGGATGCCGCTGCGCGAACTGCAACGCCTGACAGCTCCCGGTGGCACCGTTGCGCTGGCGACCGGCGACGGGGGACACGTGCTCGGGCCCGTGCCGCGGATGTTGAAGGCCGCGTTCCTGTCGATCGGGTCGCGCCGCCGCATCCGTCCGCTCGCCGCCACGACCAGGCCCGAGGTGCTGCGCACCCTGCTCGAGCTGACGGCCGAGGGGCGCATCGTGCCGGTGATCGAGCGCGAGTACGCGTTCGACGAGGCATCCGCCGCCCTCGCCCACATCGAGGCCGGTCACACGGTCGGCAAGGTCGTCGTGCGCGCCGCATAG
- a CDS encoding helix-turn-helix transcriptional regulator, translated as MVKPTLVSNSIRQHREAAGLTQAELARTVGVTRQTLIAIEQEKYSPTLELAFQIARAFGVGLDDLFQYPEH; from the coding sequence ATGGTCAAGCCCACGCTCGTCTCCAACAGCATCCGCCAGCATCGGGAGGCTGCCGGCCTCACGCAGGCTGAACTCGCCCGCACCGTCGGGGTGACCAGGCAGACCCTCATCGCGATCGAGCAGGAGAAGTACTCTCCGACACTCGAGCTCGCGTTCCAGATCGCCCGCGCCTTCGGCGTGGGACTCGACGACCTCTTCCAGTATCCCGAGCATTGA